A single region of the Diadema setosum chromosome 14, eeDiaSeto1, whole genome shotgun sequence genome encodes:
- the LOC140237396 gene encoding dymeclin-like, whose product MGGAGSSLSELAENEFLRRFVGKEPIDDSDPFWEQLLSFSFKIPQSTADARLIVESSQMLCKTLSHNNLHSGNLCALVRVFIKRALQLKVSAQNEDHVFTWQTYNALFIIRRSLKYFLEMLSEGRILQQLSVVVRTRPVATVLDLDLDGPGMENGEAGADGEGEETLLERFIQTLVQLLVEVPVLNFTYVIHLEAMNTLLVLLSVQMYIPRISHKSLVTEYIMHGKCASDAHILVKILLDQFIKREECPLELLKDSAKPASFLYGISAAIAAGIWAVLTLGYGGMGAKKEEPADRAILANQSLLLLLVLTNHYTHDRGVHNPYRLALCSFANSQDGGMPMSPSGTLPPFKLNSANLYETFCDNLRDDQSTLLLYLLLHQNANFRNYVLSRTNIDRLVMPLLKILYNAQERNSHHIYMTLIILLILSEDDAFNKCVHELNIKQVPWYTDRTISEITLGGLIVLVVIRTIQYNMTRMRDKYLHTNCLAALANMSSQFHSLHPYVTQRIVSLFELLIKKHDKIVEQLRLLSAVETNGDIAQGGELEHDDLLSDLSVLEEVIRMVLEIINSCLTNMLPHNPHLVYTLLYKQELFASFKAHPKFQDIIQNIDTVLTYFSVRLEESQDEQYSPSVHQVLDIIKQGMLQWPRDRLRKFPELKFKYVEEDQPEEFFIPYVWSLVYHSSNMYWDPDRVELFSINAT is encoded by the exons ATGGGTGGAGCCGGGAGCAGTCTGAGCGAGCTGGCGGAGAACGAGTTCCTCCGTAGGTTTGTAGGCAAGGAGCCTATCGATGACTCGGATCCCTTCTGGGAGCAGCTTCTGTCATTCTCCTTCAAAATTCCGCAGTCGACTGCAGATGCCAGGCTCATCGTAGAATCGTCACAGATGCTGTGCAAAACTCTCT CACATAACAACCTGCATTCGGGAAACCTGTGTGCTCTTGTTCGAGTGTTCATAAAGAGAGCCCTGCAGCTGAAGGTCTCGGCACAGAATGAAGA TCACGTCTTCACCTGGCAGACGTACAACGCCCTCTTCATCATCCGCCGCAGCCTGAAGTACTTCCTGGAGATGCTGTCGGAGGGGCGCATCCTGCAGCAGCTGTCCGTGGTGGTGAGGACGCGACCGGTGGCCACGGTCCTGGACCTGGACCTCGACGGCCCCGGGATGGAGAACGGGGAGGCGGGGGCCGACGGGGAAGGGGAGGAGACACTGCTGGAGAGGTTCATCCAGACACTGGTCCAGCTCCTAGTGGAGGTCCCTGTCCT AAACTTCACCTACGTGATTCACCTGGAAGCCATGAACACGCTTCTGGTGCTGCTCTCCGTCCAGATGTACATCCCGAGGATCTCGCACAAAAGCCTCGTCACAGAGTACATCATGCATGGCAAGTG TGCAAGTGATGCCCATATACTGGTCAAGATTCTCCTTGACCAGTTCATCAAGCGGGAGGAATGTCCACTGGAGCTCCTAAAGGACTCCGCCAAGCCGGCCAGTTTCCTCTACGGGATCTCGGCAGCCATTGCAG ccggTATCTGGGCTGTGCTTACCCTCGGCTACGGGGGCATGGGTGCCAAGAAGGAGGAGCCAGCCGACCGTGCAATCCTGGCCAATCAGAGCCTCTTGCTGCTGCTGGTCCTGACCAATCACTACACACATGACAGAGGTGTCCACAACCCTTACAGGCTGGCACTATGCTCCTTTGCAAACTCACAAG ATGGAGGAATGCCAATGAGTCCGTCTGGAACTCTTCCACCATTCAAGCTCAACTCTGCCAACCTGTACGAGACATTCTGCGACAATCTCCGTGACGACCAGAGCACTCTCCTCCTGTACCTCCTCCTCCACCAGAACGCCAACTTTAGGAATTATGTCTTATCAAGGACAAACATAGATAGACTG GTGATGCCTCTCTTGAAGATCCTCTACAACGCCCAGGAGAGGAACTCGCATCACATCTACATGACTCTCATCATCCTCCTCATTCTCAGCGAGGACGATGCCTTCAACAAGTGCGTCCACGAACTG AATATCAAACAGGTGCCATGGTACACGGACCGGACGATCTCGGAGATCACGCTGGGTGGTCTCATTGTCCTGGTCGTCATCAGGACCATTCAGTACAACATGACCAGAATGAGA GACAAGTACCTCCACACCAATTGTCTGGCTGCCCTGGCTAACATGTCCTCACAGTTTCATTCTCTGCATCCGTATGTCACCCAGAGGATAGTAAG CCTGTTTGAGCTGCTGATCAAGAAACACGACAAGATAGTGGAGCAGCTGAGACTCCTGTCTGCCGTAGAGACAAACGGTGATATCGCCCAGGGAGGGGAGCTGGAACATGATGACCTG CTGTCCGATCTGAGTGTGCTGGAAGAAGTCATCCGCATGGTGCTGGAGATCATCAACTCTTGTCTGACCAACATGCTACCCCACAACCCCCACCTCGTCTACACCCTGCTCTACAAGCAGGAGCTCTTTGCCAGCTTCAAGGCACACCCCAAGTTCCAGGACATCATCCAAAATATTGACACG GTCCTGACCTACTTCTCGGTGAGGCTAGAGGAGAGCCAAGATGAGCAGTACTCCCCCTCAGTACACCAGGTCCTGGACATCATCAAGCAGGGCATGCTGCAGTGGCCCAGGGACAGGTTACGG AAATTCCCAGAGCTGAAGTTCAAGTATGTTGAGGAGGACCAGCCTGAGGAGTTCTTCATCCCATATGTCTGGTCGCTGGTCTACCATTCGTCCAACATGTACTGGGACCCAGACCGGGTGGAGCTCTTCTCAATTAATGCCACGTGA